Proteins from one Macrobrachium rosenbergii isolate ZJJX-2024 chromosome 14, ASM4041242v1, whole genome shotgun sequence genomic window:
- the LOC136845886 gene encoding uncharacterized protein, with the protein MSGKGVALVVILAVTCWTSQAAPQSFALHVPQTRDPLSSIPPLDFEADPPSEEVHVSSTRGPTRSSPIPPSEEKTEPPSEEVQVPSTRRPAFSRSILAKDSEKDINFATLYSSLSKLNVVDIRSPDELELFGMIPGTKNLPLQELNAALDLSAEAFQAKYGFPKLSPDDDTLVLTCRSGRRVRMADQILKSRGLQNTGSITAPS; encoded by the exons ATGTCTG GTAAAGGTGTGGCGTTGGTGGTCATCCTAGCGGTGACCTGCTGGACTTCACAGGCGGCGCCCCAAAGCTTCGCACTACACGTTCCCCAGACCAGAGACCCTCTCAGCTCGATTCCGCCCTTAGATTTTGAGGCAGATCCTCCCAGCGAGGAAGTACACGTTTCTTCGACTCGTGGGCCTACTCGCTCCAGTCCAATTCCACCCTCTGAGGAAAAAACGGAACCTCCCAGCGAGGAAGTTCAAGTTCCCTCGACCCGTAGGCCTGCTTTCTCAAGGTCGATTCTGGCAAAAGATTCTGAGAAAG ATATCAACTTTGCGACCTTGTACTCTTCGTTAAGCAAGCTCAACGTCGTAGACATAAGGAGTCCGGATGAACTCGAACTCTTCGGGATGATTCCTGGAACTAAGAACCTACCAC TACAGGAACTCAACGCCGCCCTAGACCTATCAGCAGAGGCATTCCAAGCCAAGTACGGATTCCCAAAACTTAGCCCGGATGACGACACCCTAGTTCTCACCTGCAGATCCGGGAGACGGGTCCGGATGGCGGATCAGATCCTGAAATCCAGGGGTTTACAAAACACAG gatCTATTACGGCTCCTTCTTAG